The following are encoded together in the Anaerostipes caccae L1-92 genome:
- the queE gene encoding putative 7-carboxy-7-deazaguanine synthase QueE, whose amino-acid sequence MEVFKIAESFVSINGEGKKAGRLSMFIRLRGCNLNCSYCDTKWAISKKGEAELMTAAEVSQMVKESGVDLVTLTGGEPLLDENISGLIGSILSLPKMELEIETNGSIPIRPWRERDARLSMTMDYKLPSSGMEESMCLENMEELKPWDVVKFVIGTREDLEKAKEVIERFSLCEKAIVYFSPVFGAIPPDEIVEFMKEHRMNKVRFQIQIHKVVWDPERKGV is encoded by the coding sequence ATGGAAGTTTTTAAGATAGCAGAAAGTTTTGTGAGTATCAACGGGGAGGGAAAGAAGGCAGGCAGGCTTTCTATGTTCATTCGCCTTAGGGGATGTAATTTAAACTGTTCCTACTGCGATACCAAATGGGCCATCAGTAAAAAAGGCGAGGCAGAACTCATGACGGCTGCGGAAGTGTCACAGATGGTAAAGGAGTCGGGAGTGGATCTGGTGACATTGACCGGGGGAGAACCTTTGCTGGATGAAAATATCAGCGGGCTGATCGGCAGTATTTTGTCACTTCCAAAGATGGAACTGGAAATCGAAACGAACGGAAGTATTCCCATCCGTCCATGGAGAGAGCGGGACGCGAGACTTTCCATGACCATGGATTATAAACTTCCCTCCAGCGGCATGGAGGAGTCCATGTGTCTTGAAAATATGGAAGAATTAAAACCTTGGGATGTGGTAAAGTTTGTGATAGGAACAAGAGAAGATCTGGAGAAAGCAAAAGAAGTCATCGAACGGTTTTCTCTCTGTGAAAAGGCGATTGTGTATTTCAGTCCGGTTTTCGGTGCCATACCTCCGGATGAGATCGTGGAGTTTATGAAAGAACACAGGATGAATAAAGTCAGGTTCCAGATCCAGATCCATAAAGTTGTCTGGGATCCGGAGCGGAAGGGAGTCTAA
- a CDS encoding helix-turn-helix domain-containing protein, translating to MEFYKNLNRFRKEKGWSQEELGNRLNVSRQTVSKWELGTTTPEMNKLMELSRIFQVSIDELVGNSNAPGEKEVVYVTVNLHYEYKSRLTVFGIPLVHINFGRGMYKAKGVIAIGNFAVGLFSMGLLSAGLISIGTASLGLLAFGGLALGGLAIGGAALGIFAIGGLAVGVYAAGGCALAARIAVGGYANAHIAIGGAADGAFVFTEKGAAACEEIRQTILREYPRTWKFLIRLFSAAMR from the coding sequence ATGGAATTTTATAAAAATCTGAACCGTTTCAGAAAAGAGAAAGGCTGGTCACAGGAAGAATTGGGGAACCGCCTGAATGTGTCAAGACAGACCGTATCTAAGTGGGAGCTGGGGACTACAACACCGGAGATGAATAAACTGATGGAACTGAGCAGAATCTTTCAGGTCAGCATTGATGAGCTGGTTGGAAATTCTAATGCACCGGGAGAAAAAGAAGTGGTCTATGTGACTGTGAATCTCCACTATGAATACAAGAGCAGGCTGACCGTATTCGGGATTCCGCTGGTGCATATCAATTTTGGGCGGGGGATGTATAAAGCAAAAGGAGTCATAGCTATTGGAAACTTTGCTGTAGGTCTTTTCTCTATGGGTCTGCTCTCTGCGGGGCTGATATCTATAGGAACGGCATCTCTGGGACTGCTGGCCTTTGGGGGACTCGCCCTTGGCGGACTGGCCATTGGAGGCGCTGCTCTCGGTATTTTTGCCATAGGCGGACTGGCCGTAGGAGTGTACGCCGCAGGAGGATGTGCTTTGGCCGCCCGTATTGCTGTGGGAGGTTACGCCAATGCACACATAGCCATCGGAGGCGCTGCTGACGGAGCATTTGTTTTCACAGAAAAAGGGGCAGCAGCCTGTGAAGAAATCAGACAAACGATCCTGAGGGAATATCCCCGTACATGGAAATTCTTGATCCGGTTATTTTCAGCAGCCATGAGGTAA
- the queC gene encoding 7-cyano-7-deazaguanine synthase QueC, whose translation MSKPTKAVVVFSGGQDSTTCLFWAKKKYEEVIALSFDYGQKHSDELICAKEICKKYGVEHHILDMALLNQLAPNSLTRADIEVDKEAPETGTPNSFVDGRNMLFLTFAAVFAKQRDIHVLVTGVSQSDFSGYPDCRHVFITSLETTLTLAMDYEFEVITPLMWIDKKETWKMADDLGVFDVIRQETLTCYNGVRGDGCGDCPACRLRRRGMEAYLSERK comes from the coding sequence ATGTCAAAACCGACAAAAGCAGTCGTAGTATTCAGTGGGGGACAGGACAGTACCACCTGTCTGTTCTGGGCAAAGAAAAAATATGAAGAAGTCATTGCGCTTTCTTTTGATTACGGACAGAAGCATTCGGATGAATTGATCTGTGCCAAAGAAATCTGCAAAAAATATGGCGTAGAGCATCATATTCTGGATATGGCCCTCTTAAACCAGCTGGCTCCCAACTCATTGACGAGGGCGGATATAGAGGTGGACAAAGAGGCGCCTGAGACGGGTACGCCGAATTCTTTTGTAGACGGAAGAAATATGCTGTTTCTTACCTTTGCGGCAGTATTTGCAAAGCAGAGAGATATTCATGTACTGGTGACCGGCGTGTCCCAGAGCGATTTCAGCGGATATCCGGACTGCAGACACGTATTTATTACGTCTCTGGAGACGACGCTGACTCTGGCGATGGATTACGAATTTGAAGTGATTACGCCTCTTATGTGGATCGACAAAAAAGAAACGTGGAAAATGGCCGATGATCTGGGCGTATTTGATGTGATCAGACAGGAAACACTGACCTGCTATAACGGAGTCAGGGGGGACGGATGCGGAGACTGTCCTGCGTGCAGACTCAGAAGGCGGGGGATGGAAGCCTATCTTTCGGAGCGAAAGTAA
- a CDS encoding LysR family transcriptional regulator, with protein MDMNIQKYMAFVETVESGSFTRAAQELDYSQSGISRMIHDLETEWGISLLERGHSGVRLTSDGLKLLPYAKRVCDEFQNLQTQADELKGLESGLIRIGTFSSVATHWLPNIIKKFQEDYPNIDYELLLGDYTEIESWITEGRVDCGFLRLPTLPEFETIFLEDDQLMAVLPEHHPLAGCSKFPVGALCDDPFMLLEKGAKAEISEIFERCGITPNVHFTTWDDYAIMSMVESGLGISILPKLILQRIPYRIVTKELEVSACRKIGLAFRDRKGMSLAVKRFLDYLEYR; from the coding sequence ATGGATATGAACATACAAAAGTATATGGCTTTCGTTGAAACCGTGGAATCCGGGAGTTTTACAAGGGCCGCCCAGGAACTGGATTATTCCCAGTCAGGGATCAGCCGTATGATCCATGATCTGGAAACAGAGTGGGGTATCTCCCTTCTGGAACGGGGACATTCAGGGGTGAGGCTGACTTCCGACGGATTGAAGCTGCTGCCGTATGCAAAGAGAGTGTGTGATGAGTTTCAGAATTTACAGACACAGGCCGATGAGTTAAAGGGATTGGAATCCGGTCTGATCCGAATCGGGACTTTTTCAAGTGTGGCGACACACTGGCTTCCGAATATCATTAAGAAGTTTCAGGAAGATTACCCCAACATTGATTATGAACTGCTGCTGGGAGACTATACGGAGATAGAAAGCTGGATCACAGAAGGCCGGGTGGACTGTGGATTTTTGAGACTGCCTACGCTTCCGGAGTTTGAAACTATTTTTTTAGAAGATGATCAGCTGATGGCTGTTCTTCCGGAACATCATCCTTTGGCCGGATGCAGTAAATTTCCTGTGGGTGCATTATGTGATGATCCTTTTATGCTGCTGGAAAAAGGGGCAAAAGCAGAGATATCGGAAATTTTTGAGCGGTGCGGCATCACTCCGAACGTTCATTTTACAACATGGGATGACTACGCCATCATGTCCATGGTGGAGAGCGGGCTGGGAATCAGTATCCTGCCGAAGCTCATCCTGCAGAGGATTCCTTACCGGATTGTCACGAAAGAATTAGAAGTGTCGGCCTGCCGAAAGATCGGGCTGGCTTTCCGTGACAGGAAAGGAATGTCTCTTGCGGTAAAACGGTTCCTGGATTACCTAGAATACAGATAA
- a CDS encoding winged helix-turn-helix transcriptional regulator — MKLRKNYTCPLELVHDMIKGKWKTIIIFQLRNGKCSFSELYHSIAGITQKMLLEQLRELKHFGLIDKKTYDGYPLKVEYFLTGQGEKMLSAIKIMQEIGIDYMVEHCMTEILDEKGICY; from the coding sequence ATGAAACTTAGAAAAAACTATACATGCCCATTAGAACTTGTTCATGATATGATAAAGGGAAAATGGAAAACGATAATTATTTTTCAACTTAGAAATGGAAAATGTTCTTTTTCTGAACTCTATCACAGTATAGCAGGAATAACTCAAAAAATGCTATTGGAACAACTGCGTGAATTGAAACACTTTGGCTTAATTGATAAAAAAACATATGATGGATATCCTTTAAAAGTGGAATACTTTTTAACTGGGCAGGGAGAAAAGATGCTATCAGCAATTAAGATAATGCAAGAAATTGGTATAGATTACATGGTAGAGCATTGTATGACGGAGATACTTGATGAAAAAGGAATTTGTTATTAA
- the queD gene encoding 6-carboxytetrahydropterin synthase QueD has product MYQLNTHASFDSAHFLAGYEGKCRNLHGHRWKLSVTIQKEKVEEQGQTRGMVVDFGELKDKVKEIADEFDHALIMEKDTLKAKTIEALREEEFRIIEVKFRPTAENFARYFYDRIKQDGYDVSFVEVYETPNNCAIYGE; this is encoded by the coding sequence ATGTACCAGTTAAATACACATGCGTCTTTTGACTCCGCACATTTTCTGGCGGGATACGAGGGCAAGTGCAGAAATCTGCACGGACACCGGTGGAAACTGTCGGTGACGATCCAAAAGGAAAAAGTAGAAGAACAGGGCCAGACCAGGGGGATGGTTGTAGACTTCGGCGAATTAAAGGACAAGGTAAAAGAAATTGCAGACGAGTTTGACCATGCTCTGATCATGGAAAAAGACACACTGAAGGCCAAGACGATAGAGGCACTGAGAGAAGAAGAGTTCCGGATCATTGAAGTGAAATTCCGCCCTACGGCAGAGAATTTTGCCAGATATTTTTATGACCGGATCAAACAGGACGGTTATGACGTATCTTTTGTGGAAGTATATGAGACGCCGAATAACTGTGCCATTTACGGAGAATAG
- a CDS encoding DMT family transporter — protein sequence MKKAYLKYFTALLLFGSNGIVASYILLNSYEIVFLRTLIGSLFLIAVFLFSGRKPQGFHDKKHILYITISGIAMGISWMLLYEAYKTVGVSIATLAYYCGPVIVMAVSPIVFQEHMTLKKLSGFAAVIAGMYLVNINGLFKTHVSAGLIFGILSAAMYALMVIFNKKAKSITGLENSAFQLIISFLTVAVFRQTKQSLDASSVFHSLFPVLFLGIVNTGIGCYFYFSSIGRLPAGSVAVCGYLEPLSALIFSAFFLRERLSAVQLLGAVLILGGAVVSELSRKKRPS from the coding sequence GTGAAAAAAGCTTATCTGAAATACTTTACCGCATTGCTTCTGTTTGGTTCCAACGGAATCGTTGCTAGTTATATCCTGCTTAACAGCTATGAAATCGTATTTTTAAGAACCCTTATCGGAAGTCTGTTTCTCATTGCAGTTTTTTTATTTTCCGGAAGAAAGCCGCAGGGGTTTCACGATAAAAAACATATTCTTTATATCACCATATCCGGCATAGCGATGGGAATCAGCTGGATGCTTCTGTATGAAGCATATAAAACGGTCGGAGTCAGTATTGCCACCCTTGCATACTACTGTGGTCCGGTCATCGTGATGGCTGTATCTCCTATTGTCTTTCAAGAACACATGACACTAAAAAAACTTTCAGGTTTTGCCGCCGTAATTGCCGGTATGTATCTGGTCAATATAAACGGTTTATTTAAGACCCATGTCTCTGCCGGGCTGATCTTCGGCATCCTGTCAGCTGCCATGTATGCTCTAATGGTTATCTTTAACAAAAAAGCAAAGAGCATTACCGGTCTTGAAAATTCCGCATTTCAGCTGATCATAAGTTTCCTGACTGTAGCTGTCTTCAGGCAGACAAAACAAAGCCTTGATGCTTCGTCTGTTTTCCATAGTCTTTTTCCTGTGCTGTTTTTAGGCATTGTCAACACAGGCATCGGCTGTTATTTTTATTTTTCTTCCATCGGTCGGCTGCCCGCCGGGTCAGTGGCTGTCTGCGGATATCTCGAACCACTGTCGGCTCTCATATTCTCAGCATTTTTTCTCAGAGAGCGCCTGTCGGCGGTACAGCTTCTGGGAGCCGTTCTTATTCTGGGAGGTGCTGTGGTCAGTGAATTGTCACGAAAAAAGAGACCGTCATAA
- the dinD gene encoding DNA damage-inducible protein D, translated as MDKRKIEQIRRQYDMFIHNVDDADIEFWYARELMQLLGYERWENFDKAVSRAMESCATSDIKISDHFREVTKMVELGSGAKRSIKDYMLTRYACYLIAQNGDPKKEEIAFAQSYFAVQTRKQELIEERIALIERTEARGRLRESEKRLSQNIYERGVDDAGFGRIRSKGDKALFGGYSTQEMKKRLGVKDNRPLADFLPTLTIAAKNLATEMTNYNVEEKDLQGEVSITGEHIQNNHSVRDMLEQRGIKPESLPPSEDIKKLERRVKSQEKKIAEQAGKLSEVHGDEPVD; from the coding sequence ATGGATAAAAGAAAAATTGAACAAATACGTCGACAATATGATATGTTTATCCATAATGTCGACGATGCTGATATTGAATTTTGGTATGCCCGTGAGTTAATGCAATTACTCGGATATGAGCGTTGGGAGAATTTTGATAAGGCAGTCAGCCGTGCAATGGAATCGTGTGCGACTTCCGATATAAAGATATCAGACCATTTTCGTGAGGTCACGAAAATGGTTGAACTGGGCAGTGGTGCAAAAAGAAGTATTAAAGATTATATGCTTACTCGCTATGCCTGCTATTTGATTGCTCAAAATGGTGATCCTAAAAAAGAAGAAATTGCATTTGCACAAAGTTATTTTGCGGTACAGACAAGAAAACAGGAATTGATTGAAGAACGTATTGCTTTAATTGAACGCACTGAGGCTCGTGGCAGACTTCGTGAATCTGAAAAGCGTCTGTCTCAAAATATTTACGAACGAGGTGTAGACGACGCAGGCTTTGGACGTATTCGTTCTAAAGGAGACAAAGCATTATTTGGTGGTTATTCTACACAAGAAATGAAAAAGAGACTTGGTGTGAAAGATAATCGACCTTTGGCAGACTTTCTTCCAACACTTACTATTGCAGCAAAAAACCTTGCAACAGAAATGACAAATTATAATGTTGAAGAAAAAGACTTACAGGGTGAAGTCTCTATTACAGGTGAACATATTCAAAATAATCATTCTGTCAGGGATATGCTTGAACAACGTGGAATTAAACCGGAAAGTCTGCCGCCTTCCGAGGACATAAAAAAATTAGAACGGCGTGTTAAGTCTCAGGAAAAGAAAATTGCTGAGCAGGCAGGAAAATTGTCTGAAGTACATGGTGATGAGCCTGTGGATTGA
- a CDS encoding ABC transporter permease: protein MEQLIIGVFEQGFIYAVMALGVYITYKILDFPDLSVDSTFPLGAAITTVLLMNGFNPVLSLILSTAAGAAAGALTGIIHVKFRVRDLLSGIIMMTGLYTINLRITGGSANVPLFNYHTIFNNDFINNLFPEALEPYKTLIIIALIMLIAKLLLDLYLKTKSGFLLRAVGDNEKIVTSLAKDSGFVKIVGLSIANGLVALAGSVMCQQQRFFEISMGTGTIVIGLASVIIGTNIFKGNLLKATTAVIIGSVIYKACVAAAIEIGLDSQDLKLITAILFLVILIISMDRKKKVKA from the coding sequence ATGGAACAACTGATCATTGGCGTCTTCGAGCAGGGATTCATCTATGCGGTGATGGCTTTGGGCGTATATATTACTTATAAAATACTGGACTTTCCGGATTTGTCTGTGGACAGTACCTTTCCATTAGGTGCCGCCATCACCACGGTACTGTTGATGAATGGGTTCAATCCGGTCCTCTCGCTGATCCTTTCAACGGCGGCGGGAGCGGCAGCAGGGGCTTTGACCGGGATCATCCACGTAAAGTTCAGAGTCAGGGATCTGCTGTCAGGTATCATCATGATGACGGGACTTTATACGATCAATCTGCGGATTACCGGGGGAAGTGCCAATGTGCCTCTGTTCAACTACCATACGATTTTCAACAATGATTTTATCAACAATTTATTTCCGGAGGCGCTTGAGCCGTATAAGACACTGATCATCATTGCGCTGATCATGCTGATCGCAAAACTCCTCCTGGACTTGTACTTAAAGACAAAATCCGGATTTCTGCTCAGAGCCGTAGGGGACAATGAAAAAATTGTCACATCACTTGCTAAAGACAGTGGGTTTGTAAAAATTGTCGGCCTTTCTATCGCCAACGGTCTGGTAGCTTTGGCGGGAAGTGTCATGTGTCAGCAGCAGAGATTTTTTGAAATCTCCATGGGTACCGGAACTATCGTCATTGGTCTCGCCAGCGTTATTATCGGGACGAACATTTTTAAAGGAAATCTGTTAAAGGCAACAACTGCTGTCATCATCGGCTCTGTTATATACAAAGCCTGTGTGGCGGCAGCCATCGAGATCGGACTGGACTCCCAGGACCTTAAACTGATCACTGCGATCCTGTTTCTTGTGATCCTGATCATCAGCATGGACCGGAAAAAGAAGGTGAAAGCATGA
- a CDS encoding cysteine hydrolase family protein, with protein sequence MKKALLIIDVQNDYFPNGKCQLYKPEVALNAIKDLLKDFRKQDLLVIYIRHESINGTFFNPNTDGVQIHNDIKPLDTETVIVKHYPNSFYETNLQNKLVENGVTELVICGMMTHMCIDTTIRAAKDYGYELTLISDGCATKELEWNGDYIPADTVQSIFMASLNQKFANVITSTDYLFYQCDL encoded by the coding sequence ATGAAAAAAGCATTACTTATTATTGATGTGCAAAATGATTATTTTCCTAATGGAAAGTGCCAGTTGTATAAACCAGAGGTAGCGTTGAATGCAATAAAAGATTTATTGAAAGATTTTAGAAAACAAGACCTGCTAGTTATTTACATTCGCCATGAGTCTATAAATGGAACATTTTTTAATCCAAATACAGATGGTGTACAAATTCATAATGATATTAAACCATTAGATACAGAAACAGTTATTGTTAAGCATTATCCAAATAGTTTTTATGAAACGAATTTGCAAAACAAACTGGTGGAGAATGGGGTTACGGAATTGGTCATTTGTGGAATGATGACACATATGTGTATTGACACAACTATAAGAGCTGCCAAAGACTATGGCTATGAACTTACACTAATATCAGATGGTTGTGCAACCAAGGAATTAGAATGGAATGGAGACTATATCCCAGCAGATACTGTCCAAAGCATATTTATGGCTTCTTTAAATCAGAAATTTGCTAATGTTATTACAAGTACAGATTATTTGTTTTACCAATGTGACTTATAG
- the folE gene encoding GTP cyclohydrolase I FolE, with translation MAIDKEAVKKHIRGILEALGDDPDREGLKETPDRVARMYEEVFEGMNYSNDQIAEMYSKTFEDDLSVKNHKDMVVVKDIDIFSYCEHHLALMYNMKVTVAYQPKEKILGLSKIARICDMVGKRLQLQERIGSDIAEIISKVAGTEDVAVLIEGNHSCMSARGIKKNQTKTITSTLRGRFESDPAMENRFYMLADR, from the coding sequence ATGGCAATCGATAAAGAAGCAGTCAAAAAACATATCAGAGGAATTCTGGAAGCGCTGGGGGATGACCCGGACCGGGAAGGCCTTAAGGAGACGCCGGACCGTGTGGCCAGGATGTATGAAGAAGTGTTTGAGGGAATGAATTACAGCAATGACCAGATTGCAGAAATGTACTCCAAAACCTTTGAAGATGATCTGTCTGTAAAAAATCATAAGGATATGGTCGTTGTAAAAGATATCGATATTTTCAGCTACTGCGAACACCATCTGGCTCTTATGTACAATATGAAAGTCACTGTGGCCTACCAGCCGAAGGAAAAGATTCTGGGACTGAGCAAAATTGCAAGGATCTGTGACATGGTCGGCAAGAGACTTCAGCTCCAGGAGCGGATCGGGTCGGATATTGCGGAGATCATTTCCAAAGTGGCGGGGACAGAGGATGTGGCAGTACTCATCGAAGGAAATCACAGCTGTATGAGCGCCAGGGGTATTAAGAAAAATCAGACAAAGACCATCACTTCCACACTGAGGGGACGGTTCGAAAGCGATCCTGCCATGGAAAACCGCTTTTATATGCTCGCAGACAGATAA
- a CDS encoding ABC transporter ATP-binding protein, whose translation MIELKNIDKYYNIGTVNEICLFKDFNLKIQNGDFVSVIGSNGSGKTSMLNLICGSLQPEKGSISLGGEDITKQKEFVRQRKIGRVYQDPAMGTCPSMTILENMSLADNKGRAYGLALGTNKKRISHYREMLSQLGLGLEDMMGTKVGALSGGQRQAMALLMTTMTPIEFLILDEHTAALDPKTAELIMQLTDKIVREKNLTTVMVTHNLRFAVEYGNRLIMMHQGQAVLDKAGKEKEALAIEDLLDQFNEISIETGN comes from the coding sequence ATGATTGAACTTAAAAATATTGACAAATATTATAACATTGGAACGGTGAATGAAATCTGTCTGTTTAAGGATTTCAATTTAAAGATCCAGAACGGTGATTTTGTTTCTGTAATCGGCAGCAACGGATCAGGAAAAACGTCGATGCTGAATCTGATCTGCGGAAGTCTCCAGCCTGAAAAAGGATCCATCAGCCTGGGCGGTGAGGATATCACAAAGCAGAAGGAGTTTGTCCGCCAAAGAAAGATTGGAAGAGTTTATCAGGACCCGGCTATGGGAACCTGTCCTTCCATGACAATTCTTGAAAATATGTCTCTGGCAGACAATAAAGGCAGAGCGTATGGACTCGCTTTGGGAACAAATAAGAAAAGGATCAGCCATTACCGTGAAATGCTTTCCCAGCTGGGGCTGGGACTTGAAGACATGATGGGAACAAAGGTCGGTGCTCTGTCAGGGGGACAGCGGCAGGCGATGGCCCTTCTGATGACCACAATGACGCCGATTGAGTTCTTGATCCTGGATGAACATACGGCAGCGCTGGACCCAAAGACGGCGGAACTGATCATGCAGCTGACGGATAAGATCGTCAGAGAGAAAAACTTAACGACTGTTATGGTCACGCACAATCTCAGGTTTGCCGTGGAATATGGAAACCGTCTCATTATGATGCATCAGGGACAGGCGGTTTTAGACAAGGCAGGAAAAGAAAAAGAAGCACTTGCCATAGAAGACCTGTTGGATCAGTTTAATGAAATCAGCATAGAGACTGGGAATTAA
- a CDS encoding iron-containing alcohol dehydrogenase, protein MGRFTLPRDLYFGKGSLETLKTLDGKKAVLVLGGGSMKRFGFVDQVVDYLKEAGIETKLIEGVEPDPSVETVFKGAEVMRDFEPDWIIAMGGGSPIDAAKAMWIFYEHPETTFDDVKDPFTVPPLRNKAKFLAIPSTSGTATEVTAFAVITDYSSGIKYPLADFEITPDIAIVDPALAETMPPKLTSYTGMDALTHAIEAYVAGLHSPFSDPLAMEAIEMVFDNLKASYEGDMTARENMHYAQCLAGMSFSNALLGIVHSLAHKTGAVFDTGHITHGCANAIYLPYVIQFNAKVCEERYAAIARRIGLPGNSDKALTLSLIEAIREMNKKLNIVSNLKDFGINEEEFNQKKRMIAERAVADACTGSNPRETSVDDMEKVLECIYYGKDVTF, encoded by the coding sequence ATGGGAAGATTTACACTGCCTAGAGATTTATACTTTGGAAAAGGATCACTTGAGACACTGAAGACATTGGATGGAAAAAAAGCTGTTTTGGTACTCGGCGGCGGTTCTATGAAACGTTTTGGATTTGTAGATCAGGTTGTCGATTATTTAAAAGAAGCAGGTATTGAGACAAAATTAATCGAAGGTGTAGAACCGGACCCTTCTGTTGAGACTGTATTTAAAGGCGCGGAAGTCATGAGAGACTTTGAACCGGACTGGATCATTGCGATGGGCGGAGGATCTCCGATCGACGCTGCGAAAGCAATGTGGATCTTCTATGAGCATCCGGAGACAACATTTGACGATGTAAAAGATCCGTTTACGGTTCCGCCGCTCAGGAATAAAGCCAAATTCCTTGCGATCCCGTCAACCTCAGGGACAGCTACTGAAGTGACAGCATTTGCTGTTATCACAGACTACAGCTCAGGTATTAAATATCCGCTGGCAGACTTTGAGATCACACCGGATATTGCGATCGTAGATCCTGCGCTGGCAGAGACAATGCCTCCGAAACTGACTTCCTATACAGGAATGGATGCACTGACCCATGCGATTGAGGCATATGTGGCAGGCCTGCATTCCCCATTTTCTGATCCGCTGGCAATGGAAGCCATTGAGATGGTATTTGACAACTTGAAAGCTTCCTATGAGGGAGATATGACTGCACGTGAAAATATGCACTATGCGCAGTGCCTTGCAGGAATGTCATTCTCCAATGCGCTTTTAGGAATCGTGCACTCCCTGGCTCATAAGACCGGAGCTGTATTTGACACCGGACATATCACCCATGGATGTGCAAATGCCATTTATCTGCCATATGTGATCCAGTTCAACGCAAAGGTTTGTGAGGAGCGCTATGCGGCTATCGCAAGGAGAATCGGACTTCCTGGAAATTCCGATAAGGCATTGACTCTTTCACTGATTGAGGCGATCCGTGAGATGAATAAGAAATTAAATATTGTTTCCAATCTGAAAGATTTTGGAATCAATGAAGAAGAATTCAACCAGAAGAAGAGGATGATCGCAGAGCGCGCTGTGGCAGACGCATGTACGGGATCTAATCCTAGAGAAACTTCTGTAGATGACATGGAAAAAGTTTTAGAGTGCATCTACTATGGAAAAGATGTAACATTTTAA